The genomic region GCCCTGACGCCGCACCCCACCGGACGCCTTGAATTGGTCAAGTTGTTGGCGCGTGACGCGCCATGATTTCTTATTTGCCATATATCCCGGCATATCACCGGCGTTGAGCATTCGCCGTACTGTGTTTACCGCAAGGCCAAGCTCGGCGGCCACTTCTGCCGCCGTCATATCCGGTTTGTCCATGGAGCTATGTTTCGATGCTTATGGATGCTTTTCCTGCTTTATTCTCAATGTTTTTTCGCTGTCAAATCGCTCCATGATTGCACGACTTGACTATCTAAGTTTGCAGCGCAGGCTGCAAACCTGAATAATGCGACGGAAAGTGCTATTCAGACACGGTTTCTGCGATGTAGATTTCTTGTAAAAACGCCATTACGCATCATTGAACTTTAGCGCGTTTGTAAAATCTTCTCATAGATCAATGTCGGAGAAATTGACCGTTGCAGAGAAGGAAGCGCCGA from Capsulimonas corticalis harbors:
- a CDS encoding helix-turn-helix domain-containing protein, whose protein sequence is MDKPDMTAAEVAAELGLAVNTVRRMLNAGDMPGYMANKKSWRVTRQQLDQFKASGGVRRQGRPRKERINDNQ